One stretch of Chitinophaga pendula DNA includes these proteins:
- a CDS encoding NUDIX hydrolase → MSSQSYYATVPRHLVAVDCIIFGFEGSKLKLLIMQRKVAPRQGEWSLMGGFVQDGESIDAAAARVLKLTTGLEHIYMDQLYTYGEVERDSGARVLSVAYYALIRIKEHDHILAQEHGAHWLELHQIPELIFDHSRMIADALRKLRDNAQFHPIGFELLPEKFTLSQLRCLYEEIYQHELDKRNFRKKILSMNILEKLDEKDKTTSKKGAHLYRFDKNKYELLTKKGFVFEM, encoded by the coding sequence ATGAGTTCTCAATCCTACTATGCTACCGTGCCCCGGCACCTGGTTGCTGTTGACTGCATTATATTTGGTTTTGAAGGGAGCAAGCTAAAGTTGTTGATCATGCAGCGTAAGGTGGCGCCGCGGCAGGGAGAGTGGTCGTTGATGGGAGGTTTTGTACAGGATGGAGAGAGTATTGATGCGGCGGCAGCGCGGGTATTGAAATTGACGACGGGGTTGGAGCATATATACATGGATCAGCTGTATACTTATGGAGAGGTGGAGCGTGATAGTGGTGCACGGGTGTTGTCGGTAGCTTATTATGCGTTGATCCGTATCAAGGAGCATGATCATATATTGGCGCAGGAGCACGGTGCGCATTGGTTGGAATTGCACCAGATACCGGAGTTGATCTTTGATCATTCCAGGATGATAGCGGATGCGTTGCGGAAGTTGCGGGATAATGCGCAATTTCATCCGATTGGTTTTGAGTTGTTGCCGGAGAAGTTTACGTTATCGCAGTTGCGGTGTTTGTATGAGGAGATCTACCAGCATGAGTTGGACAAGCGTAATTTCCGTAAAAAGATCTTGTCGATGAATATACTGGAGAAGTTGGATGAGAAGGATAAGACGACATCGAAGAAGGGGGCTCATCTTTACCGGTTTGATAAGAATAAGTATGAGTTATTGACGAAGAAGGGGTTTGTATTTGAGATGTAG
- a CDS encoding beta-ketoacyl-ACP synthase III has protein sequence MNKITAAITAVGGYVPDYVLTNKELETIVDTTDEWIITRTGIHERRILKGEGKGTSELCVPIALEVCRKRGISPEEIDVLIVATVTPDMVFPATANIVTDKIGAKNAFGFDISAACSGFLYALDTGARFIESGKYKKVMVIGADKMSSIIDYTDRTTCIIFGDGGAGVLLEPNEDGFGLLDSILKSDGHGREYLHMKAGGSAKPATLETVTAREHYVYQEGKMVFKYAVANMADAAHDIMTRNHLTANDIAWLVPHQANKRIIDATAQRMELPEEKVMMNIQRYGNTTAGTIPLCLWDYEKQLKKGDNLVLAAFGGGFTWGASYIKWAYDPK, from the coding sequence ATGAATAAAATAACGGCCGCTATCACAGCGGTGGGTGGTTATGTTCCGGATTACGTACTGACCAATAAAGAACTGGAGACGATAGTAGATACAACCGATGAATGGATCATCACACGTACCGGTATTCACGAGAGAAGGATACTGAAGGGAGAAGGCAAAGGCACCTCCGAACTCTGCGTCCCTATCGCATTGGAGGTCTGCCGCAAAAGAGGTATCTCCCCCGAAGAAATAGACGTGCTCATCGTAGCCACCGTAACCCCAGACATGGTATTCCCCGCCACTGCCAACATAGTTACTGACAAAATCGGCGCTAAAAACGCCTTCGGTTTCGATATATCCGCAGCATGCTCCGGATTCTTGTACGCACTGGATACCGGTGCCCGCTTCATCGAAAGCGGTAAATACAAAAAAGTAATGGTCATCGGCGCCGATAAAATGAGCTCCATCATCGACTACACCGATAGAACCACCTGCATCATCTTCGGCGATGGCGGCGCAGGCGTACTCCTCGAACCTAACGAAGATGGTTTCGGCCTCCTCGATAGCATCCTCAAAAGCGATGGACATGGCCGCGAATACCTCCACATGAAAGCCGGTGGCTCCGCCAAACCCGCTACCCTCGAAACCGTAACCGCCCGCGAACACTACGTATACCAGGAAGGTAAAATGGTATTCAAATACGCCGTCGCCAACATGGCCGACGCCGCACACGATATCATGACCCGCAATCACCTCACCGCCAACGATATCGCTTGGCTCGTACCTCACCAGGCCAACAAACGTATCATCGACGCCACCGCGCAACGTATGGAACTACCCGAAGAAAAAGTCATGATGAACATCCAACGCTATGGCAACACCACCGCTGGTACCATCCCCCTCTGCCTCTGGGACTACGAAAAACAACTCAAAAAAGGTGATAACCTCGTACTCGCTGCCTTCGGCGGCGGATTCACCTGGGGCGCCTCCTACATCAAATGGGCGTACGATCCTAAATAA
- the ruvA gene encoding Holliday junction branch migration protein RuvA, whose amino-acid sequence MIAYLNGKLAYKSPAMVYVDVQGVGYEVQISLHTYSRIQQLDSCKLLTYLHIKEDAHTLYGFFEEAERSMFLLLIGVSGIGAGTARMMLSSLQPEDIQRAITMENEKMLESVKGIGSKTAKRIILELKDKISKRKDAGVYLSSALNNTVQEDALNALITLGIARNMAEQAIQKVLKAEPQLQDLEGLIKKSLKNL is encoded by the coding sequence ATGATTGCTTACCTTAATGGAAAACTAGCCTATAAATCTCCCGCCATGGTGTATGTAGATGTCCAGGGAGTTGGCTATGAAGTGCAGATTAGTTTGCATACCTATTCGCGGATCCAGCAGTTGGACAGCTGCAAGTTGTTAACTTATCTACATATTAAGGAGGATGCGCACACTTTATATGGTTTTTTTGAGGAAGCCGAGCGGAGTATGTTTTTGTTACTGATAGGTGTATCTGGTATTGGGGCTGGTACGGCCCGGATGATGTTGTCGTCGTTACAGCCTGAAGATATACAGCGGGCGATTACGATGGAGAATGAGAAGATGCTGGAGAGTGTGAAGGGGATCGGTTCGAAGACTGCCAAGCGTATTATATTGGAACTGAAAGATAAGATCAGTAAACGGAAGGATGCGGGTGTATATTTATCTTCTGCTTTGAACAATACGGTACAAGAAGATGCGTTAAATGCTCTGATCACTCTCGGAATAGCCCGTAATATGGCAGAGCAGGCTATTCAGAAGGTATTGAAAGCTGAGCCACAATTGCAGGATCTGGAAGGATTAATTAAGAAATCCCTTAAAAACTTATAA
- the sov gene encoding T9SS outer membrane translocon Sov/SprA — translation MARKTYFGAFAVIGVVSFIIVGTAAGNRSGYSYHHSANWKTDTTSKDTARKDTLKYPIRDRHGTTITEPVRNGIDLKDPSGIKKTVEYDPVTKQYTVTEKIGNQYYRNPTPLSFDEFYKLQSSQSERSYWEKRAGTLGGLNKRGSGPDLYYGSNLFDRVFGGSKVDIRPQGSVDLTFGYQGQNIRNPVLVEQARKNGGFDFDMQINMNVTGKIGEKLKLITNYNTQSTFDFENQVKLEYTGFEDEIIKKIEAGNVSFPLRSSLISGVQSLFGVKTQLQFGKLTVTSVLSNQKSQKQNLLIKGGTQVQDFVIRADEYEDNRHFLLGRFFRDTFNFAMSNLPVIRSLAYVNRIEVWVTNKTGATTQTRDIVGLMDLGERFPFNTDIRPTTSSQLPSNGANDLYAKLATDGGARNTGTVVSRLLSMNIQPVQEFEKTFARKLDSSEYVINRQLGFISLNQQLQPDEALAVAYQYTYNGRVYQVGEFSQDVPPDLNNSANQRILFLKLLKATSARPALPIWDLMMKNVYATNAFQVNRQDFKLDVYYKDPGTDDRTPSEKRYIPDAKGVYSGAPIITILNLDRLNNQNDPQPDGVFDYVEGYTINSMTGKVMFPMLEPFGAGLKPAFGGDVALEKQYLYNVLYDSIKVVAQQFPQLNRFILKGSYKSSNSSEILLGGFNIPPGSVVVTAGGQQLRENVDYIIDYNLGRLKIINSGVLNSGMPVNVQFENNALFGQQVRNYLGTRLDYVVNDKLSLGGTLVRMSERPYYQKVNFGDDPIRNTMVGLDVNYASEWKGLTRFLDKLPNYSTTAPSSILFTGEVARLFPGHSKLINAPGGKQGQVFIDDFEGSRSGLDLRFPAINWFLASTPKGATDENGAILFPEADANNSLSYGKNRALLSWYNIEPTLQIPKSPGLPNNITKEEQSDPRVRLVYQKEVFTNRSTDFGQSQLLTLDLAYYPRERGPYNYTASPDSIDANGRLRNPAKKWGGIMRAIDNSDFETSNVEFIEFWVQDPFIKNPNSTGGQLYFNLGNVSEDVLKDSRKFFENGLPDPNREPNKIDTSNWGRIPKFQQQITQAFDNDPAIRAYQDVGYDGLRSDDEANFYKDYMARLQSNFPAGSPLRESARLDPSNDDYRHYRNSEYDKLPTYETNNGNPVILQRYKYYSKPEGNSPVSDGKSQYSSASTNIPESEDLNRDNTLNETEEYFQYMVKLRPNMNIGESYVVDKIQADVTLANGQKTKETWYQFKVPIANYNRKIGNIPDFKSIRFMRMFLTGFQDSIVLRFAKLELVRNQWRRYQYELKPGDPIPVDETTTFNSSAVNIEENSSRKPIPYVLPPGVLRQNTVSTNNTTLQLNEQALSMQICNLKDGDTRALYKNLNMDMRQYKQLQMFIHGEAVGTQTSLKDGDLRVVIRMGSDFVENYYEYQVPLKLTPFFATRDTDIWPDSNNIDLTMTRLSELKMKRNNAGASPLLPYTEADGSGRTLVVVGNPNLGDVRNFMIGVLNPKDDGMPKCGEIWVNELRVSGLDEKGGYAALARVDIQLADLGSVTASGSMHTAGFGNIDQRVNERFRDNFLQYDVAANLDLGKLLPKKAGLSIPVYAGYSQTTSNPEYDPYDLDIKLKDKMRLARSKAQRDSIKRDAQDFTSIKSLNFTNVRKLNQGKKLKVWDLENFDISYSFSQIYRHSPIIENDILTKHRGGLGYNYAGQSRFLEPFKRLIKSKSHWLSLIRDFNINYVPSIISFRADITRQFGATRIRNVGGDAGFKLPETYDKYFTFDRYYGLKWDLTKSISIDFNAVNNARIDEPYGRINTKEKKDTVRRNLFKLGRTTNYFQSANITYTLPTAKFPLLSWTNVAIGYSTEYRWTGASRLALYLGNAIENTQQKTVTAELKFTELYNRSRFLRQVTSSKPPPVKANQPQQNNNNNQQQNKPQPKKDESAGEISPILKAVMKPLLSIKRIGINYTENAGTRLPGYIDSTKVLGMNWASMAPGLAFVFGHQPDKKWLDNFAKKGLVTPDTLFNIQFQQQFTQRLDAQAQLEPAPDLRIDLNITKSFSKTHTELFKNVTDSGFQHQSPYDAGGFEITYIAIKTMFKKIDSENGISKTFRDFESYRRVISERLGAQNPYSNQPGVPLYDPKDPNYRYGYGRYAQDVLIPAFLAAYTGKDPSKIGLLKQNNGNIRSNPFKSFIPRPNWRVTYNGLSKLHPFRNFLTNLTLSHAYVGNLSMNSYNTALFYEDPRLAGYPGFVDPVSGNYIPYFLVPNLTLTEQFAPLIGFDMTFTNSLNARLEFKKSRSLALSLIDYQLTELRSSEIVVGAGYRMRGFPLPFKIGKDGGKRLQNDLNLRLDMSLRDDRTVNNRLDADQVIPTSGQKVIGIAPSIDYIVNNRLNLRFFYDRRQTIPVISTSYPITNTRGGLTVRFMLTQ, via the coding sequence TTGGCAAGAAAGACATATTTTGGTGCTTTTGCAGTAATAGGCGTCGTATCTTTTATTATTGTTGGAACAGCAGCCGGGAACCGATCAGGTTATAGTTATCATCACAGCGCGAACTGGAAAACTGATACTACCTCAAAGGATACTGCCAGGAAAGATACCTTGAAATACCCTATCAGAGACAGACACGGTACCACTATCACGGAGCCGGTCCGTAATGGCATAGATCTGAAGGATCCATCTGGCATTAAGAAAACAGTAGAATACGACCCTGTAACCAAGCAATACACCGTAACCGAAAAGATAGGCAACCAATATTACAGAAACCCCACACCCCTAAGCTTTGATGAATTTTACAAATTACAGTCTTCACAAAGTGAGCGCAGTTACTGGGAGAAGCGTGCGGGCACGCTAGGTGGCCTGAATAAACGAGGAAGCGGCCCCGATCTCTATTATGGCAGCAACCTGTTTGACCGTGTATTTGGTGGCAGTAAAGTAGATATCCGTCCACAAGGTAGTGTGGATCTGACCTTTGGTTACCAAGGGCAGAACATCCGTAACCCTGTATTGGTGGAGCAAGCCCGTAAGAACGGAGGCTTTGACTTTGACATGCAGATCAACATGAACGTAACGGGTAAGATCGGTGAGAAGTTGAAGCTGATCACGAACTACAATACACAATCCACCTTTGATTTTGAGAACCAGGTGAAGCTGGAGTACACCGGCTTTGAGGATGAGATCATCAAAAAGATAGAAGCGGGTAACGTTAGTTTTCCTTTGCGTAGTTCGCTGATATCCGGGGTGCAGTCTTTGTTTGGTGTAAAGACGCAGTTGCAGTTTGGCAAGCTGACGGTGACCAGTGTGTTATCCAACCAGAAATCGCAGAAGCAGAACCTATTGATCAAAGGCGGTACGCAGGTACAGGACTTTGTGATCCGTGCTGATGAATACGAAGACAACCGGCACTTCCTCTTAGGTCGTTTCTTCCGGGATACTTTCAATTTTGCTATGTCGAACCTGCCGGTGATCCGGTCACTGGCCTATGTGAATCGTATAGAGGTGTGGGTGACCAATAAGACCGGTGCGACGACACAGACCCGTGACATCGTGGGTTTGATGGACCTTGGTGAACGTTTCCCCTTTAATACTGACATCAGACCGACAACCAGTTCTCAGTTGCCATCTAACGGCGCGAATGACCTGTATGCCAAACTGGCTACTGATGGTGGTGCGCGTAATACCGGGACGGTAGTCAGCCGGTTATTGTCGATGAATATTCAGCCGGTGCAGGAGTTTGAAAAGACCTTTGCCCGTAAGCTGGACTCTTCGGAGTATGTGATCAACCGTCAGTTGGGTTTTATCTCTCTTAACCAGCAGTTGCAGCCGGATGAGGCATTGGCGGTAGCCTATCAGTATACTTACAATGGCAGGGTGTACCAGGTGGGGGAGTTTTCCCAGGATGTACCGCCGGATCTGAATAATAGTGCCAATCAGCGTATCCTGTTCCTCAAACTATTGAAAGCTACATCTGCGAGGCCGGCGTTGCCTATCTGGGACCTGATGATGAAAAACGTGTATGCTACCAATGCTTTCCAGGTAAACCGCCAGGACTTTAAGCTGGACGTTTATTATAAAGATCCTGGTACGGACGACCGTACGCCCAGTGAGAAACGTTATATACCGGATGCCAAAGGTGTTTATTCCGGTGCTCCTATTATTACCATTCTTAACCTGGACCGTCTGAATAACCAGAATGACCCGCAACCGGATGGGGTGTTTGACTATGTGGAAGGATATACGATTAATTCCATGACGGGTAAGGTGATGTTTCCGATGTTGGAGCCATTCGGCGCTGGGTTGAAACCGGCATTTGGCGGGGATGTGGCTTTAGAGAAGCAATATCTTTACAATGTGCTGTATGACTCTATTAAAGTGGTGGCGCAGCAGTTCCCTCAATTAAATCGCTTCATCCTGAAAGGTTCTTACAAGTCAAGTAATTCCTCTGAAATATTGCTGGGTGGATTTAACATCCCTCCCGGTTCGGTAGTGGTAACGGCCGGCGGGCAGCAGTTAAGGGAAAACGTCGACTATATCATTGACTATAATCTGGGACGGCTGAAGATCATTAACTCAGGGGTATTGAACTCAGGGATGCCTGTGAATGTACAGTTTGAGAATAATGCGCTGTTCGGCCAGCAGGTGCGTAACTACCTGGGTACGCGACTGGACTATGTGGTGAATGATAAGCTGAGTCTGGGAGGTACGTTAGTACGTATGAGTGAGCGGCCTTATTACCAGAAGGTGAACTTCGGCGATGATCCTATCCGCAATACGATGGTGGGGCTGGATGTGAACTATGCTTCTGAGTGGAAAGGCCTGACGCGCTTCCTGGATAAGTTACCTAACTATAGTACTACGGCACCTTCGAGCATATTGTTCACCGGTGAGGTAGCGCGGTTGTTTCCCGGGCACAGTAAGCTGATCAATGCACCAGGAGGTAAGCAGGGGCAGGTGTTCATAGATGATTTTGAAGGTTCGAGGAGTGGGCTTGATCTGCGGTTCCCGGCTATTAACTGGTTCCTGGCGTCTACGCCGAAGGGTGCTACTGATGAAAACGGCGCGATCCTGTTTCCCGAGGCGGATGCCAACAATTCACTTTCTTATGGTAAGAACCGTGCGTTGCTATCCTGGTATAATATAGAACCGACCTTACAGATACCGAAGTCGCCCGGATTACCTAACAACATTACGAAGGAAGAGCAGTCTGACCCGAGGGTCCGGTTGGTGTATCAGAAGGAGGTATTTACCAATCGTTCTACAGACTTTGGACAAAGCCAGCTGTTGACATTAGACCTGGCCTATTATCCCCGGGAGCGTGGTCCGTATAACTATACTGCCAGCCCGGACAGCATCGATGCGAACGGACGTCTGCGTAATCCGGCCAAAAAATGGGGTGGTATCATGCGTGCGATCGACAACAGTGACTTTGAAACTTCCAACGTAGAATTCATTGAGTTCTGGGTTCAGGATCCTTTCATTAAAAATCCCAATAGCACCGGTGGTCAACTATACTTTAACCTTGGTAACGTATCGGAGGATGTACTGAAGGATTCACGCAAATTCTTCGAGAACGGATTGCCTGATCCTAACCGGGAGCCTAATAAAATAGATACATCCAACTGGGGACGTATTCCTAAATTTCAGCAACAGATCACTCAGGCATTTGATAATGACCCTGCGATCCGCGCTTACCAGGATGTGGGATATGACGGTCTGCGTTCTGACGATGAGGCTAATTTCTATAAGGATTACATGGCTCGTTTGCAGAGTAACTTCCCTGCAGGATCTCCCTTGAGAGAGAGTGCAAGACTGGACCCGTCGAATGATGACTATCGTCACTATCGTAACAGTGAGTATGATAAACTGCCTACTTACGAGACCAATAATGGCAATCCCGTTATCCTGCAGCGTTATAAATACTATAGCAAACCGGAAGGTAACTCGCCGGTATCTGACGGTAAGTCTCAATATTCTTCTGCTTCGACCAACATTCCGGAGTCGGAGGACCTGAACAGGGATAACACGCTGAATGAAACGGAAGAGTATTTCCAGTACATGGTAAAGCTGCGGCCTAACATGAACATCGGTGAGAGCTATGTGGTAGATAAGATACAGGCGGATGTGACGCTGGCAAACGGGCAGAAGACGAAGGAGACCTGGTATCAGTTTAAGGTGCCGATCGCCAACTATAACAGGAAGATCGGTAACATCCCTGATTTCAAGTCTATACGTTTTATGCGTATGTTCCTGACCGGTTTCCAGGATTCTATCGTATTGCGTTTTGCCAAGCTGGAGCTGGTACGTAACCAGTGGCGCCGGTATCAGTATGAACTGAAGCCCGGTGATCCGATCCCTGTTGATGAGACTACGACCTTCAACTCTTCTGCTGTAAATATTGAGGAGAACTCTTCCCGTAAGCCTATACCTTATGTGCTGCCTCCGGGTGTGTTAAGGCAGAATACTGTCAGCACCAACAATACTACTTTACAGTTGAATGAGCAGGCGTTGTCCATGCAGATCTGTAACCTGAAAGACGGTGATACCAGGGCGTTGTATAAGAACCTGAATATGGACATGCGTCAGTACAAGCAATTGCAGATGTTCATACACGGGGAAGCGGTAGGTACGCAGACCTCTCTTAAAGACGGTGACCTGCGGGTCGTAATCCGTATGGGTAGCGACTTTGTAGAGAACTATTATGAATATCAGGTACCGCTTAAGCTGACACCATTCTTTGCTACCCGTGATACGGATATATGGCCGGATAGTAACAATATCGACCTGACGATGACCAGGTTGAGTGAGCTGAAGATGAAACGTAATAATGCCGGTGCCTCTCCGCTGTTACCATATACGGAGGCAGACGGTTCCGGTCGTACATTGGTAGTGGTAGGTAATCCTAACCTGGGCGACGTACGGAACTTTATGATCGGTGTCTTGAACCCTAAAGATGATGGTATGCCTAAGTGTGGGGAAATCTGGGTGAATGAGTTGCGCGTAAGCGGGCTGGATGAGAAAGGTGGGTACGCCGCGCTGGCCAGGGTAGATATACAGTTGGCCGATCTCGGTTCGGTTACGGCCTCTGGTAGTATGCATACTGCTGGTTTTGGAAATATAGATCAACGGGTGAATGAGCGGTTCCGGGATAACTTCCTGCAATATGATGTGGCGGCTAATCTGGATCTGGGTAAGTTATTGCCCAAGAAAGCAGGGTTGTCTATCCCAGTATATGCCGGGTATTCGCAGACAACCAGTAACCCGGAATATGATCCTTACGATCTGGATATCAAACTAAAAGATAAGATGAGGTTAGCCCGCAGCAAAGCACAGCGGGATTCTATCAAGCGGGATGCACAGGATTTCACCTCTATTAAGAGTCTGAACTTTACGAATGTGCGTAAACTGAACCAGGGTAAAAAGCTGAAGGTGTGGGATCTGGAGAATTTTGATATCAGTTATTCCTTCTCGCAGATATACCGTCATAGCCCCATCATCGAAAATGATATCCTCACCAAACATCGTGGTGGCCTGGGGTATAACTATGCAGGGCAAAGCAGGTTCCTGGAGCCATTTAAGAGGCTGATCAAAAGTAAGTCGCATTGGTTGTCGCTGATACGCGACTTTAATATCAACTACGTGCCTTCTATTATCAGTTTCCGTGCAGATATAACTCGTCAGTTCGGCGCTACACGTATACGAAATGTAGGGGGAGATGCCGGCTTTAAACTACCTGAGACTTACGATAAATACTTTACGTTTGACCGTTACTATGGTCTTAAATGGGATCTGACAAAGAGTATCTCCATCGACTTTAACGCGGTTAACAACGCACGTATCGATGAACCTTATGGCCGGATCAATACAAAAGAGAAAAAGGATACGGTACGCCGGAACCTGTTCAAACTGGGACGTACAACGAACTACTTCCAGTCGGCCAATATCACTTATACATTACCGACGGCTAAATTCCCATTGTTAAGCTGGACGAATGTAGCAATAGGATATAGTACAGAATACCGCTGGACAGGTGCTTCCAGGTTGGCTTTATATCTCGGTAATGCGATAGAGAACACGCAACAGAAAACGGTTACTGCAGAGTTGAAGTTTACCGAGCTGTATAACCGCTCCCGGTTCCTGCGGCAGGTAACATCGAGTAAGCCGCCGCCAGTAAAGGCCAATCAACCTCAGCAGAACAATAACAATAACCAACAGCAGAATAAACCGCAACCGAAGAAGGATGAAAGTGCAGGAGAGATATCGCCAATCCTCAAAGCCGTGATGAAACCGCTGTTGTCCATCAAACGTATCGGTATCAACTACACAGAGAATGCGGGTACACGTTTGCCAGGTTATATTGACAGTACCAAAGTATTGGGAATGAACTGGGCATCTATGGCACCGGGGCTGGCATTTGTATTCGGACATCAACCGGATAAAAAGTGGTTGGACAACTTTGCGAAGAAAGGACTGGTGACGCCAGATACGCTATTCAATATCCAGTTCCAGCAACAGTTTACACAAAGACTGGATGCGCAGGCACAATTGGAACCAGCTCCTGATTTGCGTATCGACCTGAACATCACCAAATCGTTCTCCAAAACGCATACGGAGCTGTTCAAGAATGTGACCGATTCAGGGTTCCAGCACCAAAGTCCGTACGATGCGGGTGGCTTTGAGATCACTTATATCGCGATCAAAACGATGTTTAAAAAGATCGATTCAGAAAATGGTATCTCTAAAACGTTCCGTGATTTTGAAAGCTATAGAAGGGTCATCTCAGAACGTTTAGGCGCCCAAAACCCTTATAGTAATCAGCCGGGCGTTCCTTTGTATGATCCTAAAGATCCTAATTACCGTTATGGTTACGGGCGTTATGCACAGGATGTATTGATACCAGCCTTCCTAGCAGCTTATACTGGTAAAGATCCCAGTAAGATAGGGTTGTTGAAACAGAACAACGGCAACATCCGCTCTAATCCGTTCAAGAGCTTTATACCGCGTCCTAACTGGCGTGTCACCTATAATGGGTTGAGTAAGCTGCATCCCTTCCGTAACTTCCTGACTAACCTGACATTGAGCCATGCTTACGTGGGTAACCTGAGTATGAACTCGTACAATACAGCGTTGTTCTATGAAGATCCGCGGCTGGCTGGTTATCCGGGCTTCGTAGATCCGGTATCGGGCAACTACATACCTTATTTCCTGGTGCCGAACCTTACGCTTACAGAACAGTTTGCACCGTTGATAGGGTTCGATATGACCTTTACCAATAGCCTGAATGCGCGGCTGGAGTTTAAGAAGAGCCGTTCGTTGGCGCTCAGTCTGATCGATTACCAGCTGACCGAGCTGCGTTCGAGTGAGATCGTGGTAGGCGCTGGCTACCGTATGCGTGGCTTCCCGCTGCCATTCAAGATCGGTAAAGATGGCGGTAAGCGTTTGCAGAACGATCTGAACCTGCGACTGGATATGAGCCTTCGTGATGATCGTACGGTGAATAACCGACTGGATGCCGACCAGGTGATTCCGACCAGTGGTCAGAAAGTGATCGGTATAGCGCCTTCTATTGACTATATCGTGAACAATCGTCTGAACTTGCGTTTCTTCTACGATCGCCGGCAGACGATCCCGGTGATATCTACTTCCTACCCGATCACCAATACACGCGGTGGTCTGACGGTGAGGTTTATGTTGACGCAATAA
- a CDS encoding SDR family NAD(P)-dependent oxidoreductase translates to MSIALITGATAGFGEACAKKFAAQGYDLIITGRRQDRLDALHVQLEQEFGVQVLTRCFDVREEQAVYDALDGMPEEWKAVDVLINNAGLALGLSTIDEGSTEDWNTMIDTNVKGLLYVSRTVIPWMRARTKGHIINIGSTAAKHVYAKGNVYCASKAAVDAISQGMRIDLLPYRIKVTAVHPGAAETEFSLVRFKGDADKASNVYTGFTPLSATDVADVIWYCASLPVHVCINDLVLTPLQQANAYYLDRN, encoded by the coding sequence ATGTCAATTGCTCTTATTACCGGCGCTACCGCCGGCTTTGGTGAAGCCTGTGCGAAGAAGTTTGCGGCACAAGGTTATGATCTGATCATCACAGGTCGCAGACAAGACAGATTAGATGCCCTGCATGTTCAGTTAGAACAGGAATTTGGGGTACAGGTACTGACACGCTGTTTTGACGTACGCGAAGAACAAGCCGTTTATGATGCCCTTGATGGCATGCCCGAGGAATGGAAAGCGGTAGATGTATTGATCAATAATGCCGGCCTGGCACTGGGATTAAGTACAATAGATGAAGGCAGCACAGAAGACTGGAATACGATGATCGATACCAATGTAAAAGGGCTATTGTACGTCTCACGTACCGTTATCCCCTGGATGAGAGCACGTACTAAAGGCCATATCATCAATATCGGCTCTACTGCCGCCAAACACGTTTATGCCAAAGGAAATGTGTATTGCGCCAGTAAAGCTGCCGTAGATGCCATTTCACAGGGTATGCGTATCGACCTGCTCCCCTACCGTATCAAAGTGACCGCCGTACATCCCGGAGCAGCAGAGACAGAATTCTCCTTGGTACGCTTCAAGGGTGATGCTGACAAAGCCAGTAACGTATATACAGGCTTTACACCGCTTTCAGCCACAGATGTAGCGGATGTGATATGGTATTGCGCGTCCCTCCCGGTACATGTTTGTATCAATGACCTGGTACTAACACCACTGCAACAGGCAAATGCTTACTATCTGGATAGAAATTGA